Genomic DNA from Prunus persica cultivar Lovell chromosome G1, Prunus_persica_NCBIv2, whole genome shotgun sequence:
caCTTTATAGCCATTAGATCAATCCAAGGGATAGGGAGAATTGAGATAAAGTTTCACAATTGGGTAGTTGAGGAACCCAAACCCGAATTGAATATCCAGCAcgtccaaaaagaagaagaagagggaaacacgtccgaaaaagaagaagaagaggcaagtTCGAAGTTTGAACAGAAAGAACTCTTCTCTCTAAAACCCAGAGGTCTGAGATACCCAATGAAGGCAACGGCTAACGACAGTTGAAGGCAACGATTCGCCACTCCGTTCTCCAGACCctgaaaaagtatttatttgGAGTAGAAGGGGCAAAGGTGTGGATTCCAAATCAGTGAAGGGGCCAAGCAGTGGAAGGGGAATGAGAGAAGCTGTATTCGTTGGAAGTGGTAGGTTCCATTTGTGGagcaaagaaacagaaagaccCCACACAGACACCTTGCAATAACAAGCATTTGGTgagtaatttatggaatttgagtttagggttagagtaatggttttccccaatttgtaccataaattttgttggatttggcatctcttcGTTGTGCTTCagttgcatgttaatttttgcttaggtatatgttaaaaaaaagaatgaaaatcaagtcaaTAACAAGTGAATAACATCTcaataatgatatgaataagataatggtgttgaattggaggaggccctcaaaaccttccacatttgaagcagtgcatAGTGCAGATTAAGAAGAGGcgttagaatatatatatatatatatattatgaagTAAATATGATTTCCTTTGTTAATAAATTTGCCTGAGAAACATTtgaacagataataataaactcatgaatagaACTGCAAAGCATTTGATGAGTAATGTaaggaatttgagtttagggttagagtaatggttttccccaatttgtaccatcaatgttgttggatttggcatctcttatttgtgcttcaattgcatgttaattgttgcttgggtatatgttaaaaaacgaatgaaaataaagtcaatcacatgtcaataacatgtcaataacatgttagtaatgatatgaataagataatggtgttAAATTGGAGGAGGCgctcaaaaccttccacatttgaagcagtgcagAGTGAAGAGTACCTCTCTGGCactagaatttatatattttgtgaaataaatattatttcatttgttactaaatttgcctatgagaaatgagaacagataataataaactcatgaataaaagtgcaaagcatttgaaatgAAGGTTGATCTATGACGATTGTGGGTGACTGAAGAAAAAGCTAGAAAGAAATAAGGATGTGGCAATTGCTTAGCAAGCAGATAGCAGAGTacatgctttgctttgcttccttccactatatttcttatttatttattttgggttgtGTATGAGATGACAATAATTGTCATGTGTGTGAAGTGCAGAACTTGCCTACATTGCACTCACACGAGTAtggatccataaataaaacacgtgaaattgtttgtaattcacataatcattgcattaacaggtatttgcacaaaaattgTCATATTGCTTTGATGATGTTAAAGCATGTGATCAGTAATCCCTATGCTCATGTACTTTGTAAAAGTTGTAATGTGCCTCGTTGACTAGTTGTGATTGTGCAAATACGTGGTAGTATATGTGTTCACGTTATTTCACGTTGTATTTGAGGAAATGGGATCCAACGTGGAGCTGGTATGGCCAGAGGCAGAGGTATAttcgtcacgggtgaacaactGCTCACATGCAAATTCATCTCTAGCTGCAATTCGAGCGAAGTTGAGTGCGGAACAATTAGAACAATTCAAGACATCATGCTTTGGCCATCTTCTGAATATAGATAAGATTCAGTTTAGCGGGCAGATTGTGCATGGGGTTGTGTTGCGTAGAGTAGCGGGGCAGGGTGTGAAAGACTTGGATGGACTGAGTTTCTTATTAGGGTGTGACGTTGCTCAGTTCACTCGTCAGGATTTCTGTTTGATCACAGGGCTTCGTTTTGGGGAAGTGCCTGAAGTTTCCAGTGGAGAGAGTGATGAAATCAGACTTcagaaaagatattttatagaCGAAGGAATTACATGCAATGCTTTAGAAGAAGCATTTCTGAGGTGCACAGAGGAAGATGACATCTACAAGCTAGCTCTTGTTTACTTTGCTGAGTTAGTGGTTTTGGGAAGGGACAAACATTTGAACATCAATCTAAATTACCTGACCCTTGTAGAGGACTTGGATGCGTTCAACAGGTATCCGTGGGGTTCGGTGTCCTTTGACAAAACCCAAGacagtctattttctgcaccaacaaagtatgtgaaaagcttggaaaatgaagagggaagagggaaggggAAAAGTAAGGTAACGGGAACAAGCCAGAGAAATGAGAAGGGCAAGAAGGATAAGCATGGTGAAGCGCAAAGGAGTGgctggagttttaaaggtttcaCGTATGCTTTCCAGGTACATGGTAATAATGTTCATGTcagttatgttttgtttttctttaaaacataaataatgacTTTTGTCCTGTGAATTGTGTAGATTTGggtat
This window encodes:
- the LOC109947015 gene encoding uncharacterized protein LOC109947015, which codes for MGSNVELVWPEAEVYSSRVNNCSHANSSLAAIRAKLSAEQLEQFKTSCFGHLLNIDKIQFSGQIVHGVVLRRVAGQGVKDLDGLSFLLGCDVAQFTRQDFCLITGLRFGEVPEVSSGESDEIRLQKRYFIDEGITCNALEEAFLRCTEEDDIYKLALVYFAELVVLGRDKHLNINLNYLTLVEDLDAFNRFGYMN